The DNA sequence CCAGGCCACTTACATCGATAACCTGCAAGTGCAACTCGAAGGTGTGGATGACCGCGCCGACAAGACCATCGCCACCCTGACCTTCAGCGGTGTGTCGAAAACCTCCCGCTTCGACCAGGGTGAAATTTTCAGCGAAAGCTGGAACATGGAACGTGCCCCTGGCGACAACCAGCCTTGGCTGGTCGCAGGTATCCGCCAGAACGGCTGAGCTTGAGGCATTGCACAAAAAAACCCCGGACATGTCCGGGGTTTTGCATTTTTACCATTGCACTAATATGCAGCTAAGGTATAAACCGCAGCGCGCATCTGGTCAGAGGAAAAATGCCGTGGAAGAAGTCATCGAACAGCTCCGAGAAGCCAATGAACCCGTACCGGTCCCCCTCGAGTTGCCGGACGAGGATCTACTGGTCGAGATCGAAGAACAGTTGTTCATCAATATTCCTTTCGTCTTCAAGGAATTCCTGCTGACCGTCAGTGACGTCGTCTACGGCAGTCTCGAACCGGTCACCGTCACCGACCCGCAGTCACACACCTACCTTCCCGAGGTCGCGGCCACCGCCTGGGATATGGGTGTACCGCGAGAGCTGATTCCCATCTGCCAGGATGGTGACGACTACTACTGCGTCGAGGAAGACGGCACCGTGGTGCTGTGGTCCGGCGAAGAAGAACTCGTCACAGAAGAGAGTTGGGAGTCCGTCTGGCATTGGGCTCGGGACGTCTGGCTGGAAAGCTGACGCCCTAGTGCCCAGAGTCGTTCTGGTGGTTGTTTTCCAGGGTCTCCAGCAGCGCGATCTGCATCCGCGCATGCACCCGGATAAACCATCGCCAAAGCACTGCGGCGATGATGGCAGCAACGACGATCACCAGCAGCAATAGCTCGCTGGTCGGCAGAATGCTGGCGGATAACGCCGCCAGCAGCAGGAAAATCACCAGCAAGGACAGCAGTGGAATCACTTCGGCGATAACCCGTCGCACGCGCTGGGTATGCCGGCCGGCCATTTCCGGCTTGACCCCCATCTCCGCGAGCAAAATCGAAAGCGCCTTGAGTTTGCGATAGGCCGCAATCAAAAACGGCAGGGACAGCAGCAGCGCCGCGCCCCAGATCAAGGCTTTCTGCCAACCAGGGTCGCGGAACCATTCATCCAGGTAAGTGCCGATGCGCTCGGCAAAAAAACCACCGCTGATGAAAATCGCCACCACCAACGCCAGGTTGACCATGACCTGCAGCAGAATGCGCCTGATCATCGATGCCAACAGCGCACCCTGGCCATGGGGCTGGATGCTGCGCAACCATTCACCGTAGAGTCCGAACACCCTGGCTACGCGCCTGGGCATGACAGCGGCGAGCTTCAGCGACAACGGATCGGCGGCACGGATCAGATAAGGCGTCAGCAGCGTCGTGATCGCCGAGACGGCTACCGCAACCGGGTAGAGAAAATCGCTGGTGACCTGCAAGGTAATGCCCAGCGCTGCGATGATGAAGGAAAACTCGCCAATCTGGGACAGCCCCATTCCAACTCGCAAGGACGTACGACCATCGTTGCCGGCAATGAATGCGCCCAGGCCGCAAGACAGCATCTTGCCCAGCACCACCGCGACAGTAATCACGATGATCGGCCAGGTGTAGTCGAGCAGGATGAGCGGGTCGATCATCAAGCCGATGGCGACAAAAAAGATTGCACTGAACATGTCGCGAATGGGTTCGATCAGACGTTCTATTTTCAGCAGTTCGCGTGATTCTGCCATGATCGCGCCGATCAGGAAGGCGCCCAGCACAATGCTGTATTCAAGCTTGACTACCAACAGGCAGAAGCCGAAGCACAGGCCCAGGACCGTCACCAGCAGCATCTCGTTGCTTTCGAACTTCGCCACATAGGCAAGCAGGCGTGGCACCAGCAAAATGCCGATGACCAGTGCCACGATCATGAACAGCGACAGCTTGCCGACCGTAGAGAACACCTCGCCGGAACTGACCGCACCACTGACCGCGATCCCCGAAAGCAAGGCGATGATGCCTATACCGAGGATGTCTTCGACAATCAGCACGCCGAAGATCAATTGCGCGAAGCGCTGGTTTTTCATCTTCAGGTCATTGAGTGCCTTGACGATGATTGTGGTCGAGGAAATCGCCAGGATTGCGCCAAGAAACAGCGAATCCATGGTGCTCCATTCGAACCAGCGGCCGATCTCAAAGCCGATCCAGATCATCAATACGATTTCCAGGAATGCGGCAATGAATGCAGTGGCGCCGACCTTGAACAGTTTGCGCAGGCTGAATTCCAGGCCCAGGCAGAACATCAGGAGGATCACCCCGAGCTCTGCCAGGGTCTTGATCGTTTCCTCATCGTCGATGAGCGCGAACGGCGGTGTATGCGGGCCGATGATCAAGCCGGCGACGATGTAGCCCAGCACCACAGGCTGCTTGAAGCGATGGAAAAGGATTGTCACAACACCGGCGACCAGCATGATCACCGCCAAGTCCTGAATGAAACTGATGGCATGCACGGTGTGAGACTCCTTGTTCAATGCATAGGACCGGCCCGCAGCGACCTCAGAGAAATGACTGATTGAGTTGCGGGTATTTACTGTTTTAAATGTAGGAACGCCAACTCCATGGGCTCGATCAGGTTAACACCGCCCTCGTCTGCAAAAATGCAGTGCAATATATGGAAACAGATCGACCATTTAGCCTCATGAAATGGCGCGAATGGCGTGACGGCAAGGGATCGGCCAGCGTCCCGATTTAGATGGGACTCGTAATGGGGATAGACGCACCAGTATCAGGTGCCGCCCCGACATCACCGCAACCTTACCGTGAGCACACTATGGAACCTGGAAACGCCCAGTTGTCGATGACCGTCCTGATGACTCCGGACATGGCCAACTTTTCTGGCAATGTGCACGGCGGGACACTGCTCAAATATCTCGACGAAGTCGCCTACGCCTGCGCGAGCCGCTATGCGGGCCGGTATGTGGTCACGCTGTCGGTCGATCAGGTGATTTTTCGCGAACCGATTCATGTCGGTGAACTGGTGACCTTCCTGGCATCGGTCAACTACACCGGCAACACCTCGATGGAGGTAGGCATCAAGGTGGTCACGGAGAACATCCGCGAGCGCTCGGTGCGCCACACTAACAGCTGCTTCTTCACCATGGTTGCCGTCGATGACGACCGCAAATCGGCTGCAGTGCCACCTCTGCAACCGCAAACCAGCGAAGAAAAACGCCGGTACATCCAGGGCAAGCAACGTCGGCAGATTCGCCAGGAGCTGGAAAAGCGCTATCAGGAACTCAAGGCCGACGCGCTATAAGCTGGCAGGCGTCTGGCCTCGAAACGCAACCGCGGATGAACGATCCGGTCCTGGGCCCGCACCAGTTCCAGCTCATAGCTGGCGCAGGCCTGAGTTTCGAGCAGCACCTCATGGACCGCAGCAGCAGTGAATTCAAACGCGGCCAGCAGCTCATCACCCAGCAGTACGCGCGCCAGGAACAAGCCGGAAGTCAGGTCCCCCACCCCTACCGGCTGACGAGGAAAGGCCAGCAATGGCCGGCGTAGATGCCAACTGCCTTCAGCCGTCACCAGCAGCATTTCAAAGTATTCTTCCGGCTTGCCGGGATAAGCCAGATGCTTGACCAGTACGGCCCTTGGCCCGCGCGCCAGCAGCGCCCGAGCCATGCCCACGCAATCCTCCAGCGATTCGGCGCGACGCCCTGAGAAACTGTCCAGCTCCAATTGATTCGGGCAGAGATAATCGGCCATCGCCACCGCTTCCTCGAGCAGGAAGTCACTGACCTCGGCCGATACTACGCAGCCCTTCTCCGGATGCCCCATTACCGGATCACACAGGTAGACGGCCCTGGGGTTGGCCGCCTTGATTCGGCTCACACCACTGAGGATCG is a window from the Pseudomonas sp. LS1212 genome containing:
- the pdxY gene encoding pyridoxal kinase PdxY codes for the protein MKRTPHLLAIQSHVVFGHAGNSAAVFPMQRVGVNVWALNTVQFSNHTQYGRWAGEVLAPQQIPALVEGIATIGELGNCDAVLSGYLDSAEQGRAILSGVSRIKAANPRAVYLCDPVMGHPEKGCVVSAEVSDFLLEEAVAMADYLCPNQLELDSFSGRRAESLEDCVGMARALLARGPRAVLVKHLAYPGKPEEYFEMLLVTAEGSWHLRRPLLAFPRQPVGVGDLTSGLFLARVLLGDELLAAFEFTAAAVHEVLLETQACASYELELVRAQDRIVHPRLRFEARRLPAYSASALSS
- a CDS encoding SMI1/KNR4 family protein, which codes for MEEVIEQLREANEPVPVPLELPDEDLLVEIEEQLFINIPFVFKEFLLTVSDVVYGSLEPVTVTDPQSHTYLPEVAATAWDMGVPRELIPICQDGDDYYCVEEDGTVVLWSGEEELVTEESWESVWHWARDVWLES
- a CDS encoding cation:proton antiporter encodes the protein MHAISFIQDLAVIMLVAGVVTILFHRFKQPVVLGYIVAGLIIGPHTPPFALIDDEETIKTLAELGVILLMFCLGLEFSLRKLFKVGATAFIAAFLEIVLMIWIGFEIGRWFEWSTMDSLFLGAILAISSTTIIVKALNDLKMKNQRFAQLIFGVLIVEDILGIGIIALLSGIAVSGAVSSGEVFSTVGKLSLFMIVALVIGILLVPRLLAYVAKFESNEMLLVTVLGLCFGFCLLVVKLEYSIVLGAFLIGAIMAESRELLKIERLIEPIRDMFSAIFFVAIGLMIDPLILLDYTWPIIVITVAVVLGKMLSCGLGAFIAGNDGRTSLRVGMGLSQIGEFSFIIAALGITLQVTSDFLYPVAVAVSAITTLLTPYLIRAADPLSLKLAAVMPRRVARVFGLYGEWLRSIQPHGQGALLASMIRRILLQVMVNLALVVAIFISGGFFAERIGTYLDEWFRDPGWQKALIWGAALLLSLPFLIAAYRKLKALSILLAEMGVKPEMAGRHTQRVRRVIAEVIPLLSLLVIFLLLAALSASILPTSELLLLVIVVAAIIAAVLWRWFIRVHARMQIALLETLENNHQNDSGH
- a CDS encoding acyl-CoA thioesterase; amino-acid sequence: MEPGNAQLSMTVLMTPDMANFSGNVHGGTLLKYLDEVAYACASRYAGRYVVTLSVDQVIFREPIHVGELVTFLASVNYTGNTSMEVGIKVVTENIRERSVRHTNSCFFTMVAVDDDRKSAAVPPLQPQTSEEKRRYIQGKQRRQIRQELEKRYQELKADAL